Proteins encoded by one window of Synechococcus sp. WH 7805:
- a CDS encoding acylphosphatase, producing the protein MARRSRNRGDAERGRFLNRGKHKPTIQKERWRFLVEGKVQGVGFRQGCCRRAMDLNLSGWVRNLPDGVVEVQAEGSPLALSELRLWCERGPTGARVSLVRPSQLPITGADWFEIRS; encoded by the coding sequence ATGGCGCGCCGCTCTCGAAACCGCGGCGACGCGGAACGCGGACGGTTCCTGAATCGAGGCAAACACAAGCCCACAATCCAGAAGGAACGCTGGCGATTTCTCGTGGAGGGCAAGGTTCAAGGCGTGGGATTCAGACAGGGGTGTTGCCGCAGAGCCATGGACCTCAACCTGAGCGGTTGGGTTCGGAACCTCCCCGATGGTGTCGTGGAGGTGCAAGCAGAAGGATCTCCATTGGCTCTCAGTGAATTGCGCCTGTGGTGCGAACGCGGTCCCACAGGCGCCCGGGTGAGCCTGGTGAGACCTTCACAGCTACCCATTACAGGAGCTGACTGGTTCGAAATCCGCAGCTGA
- a CDS encoding histidine phosphatase family protein: MADNRQLWLLRHGATEWAKNGRHTGSTDLPLLPEGEDEARRLAPTLTSQTFAAVFSSPLQRARRTCELGGLGDRLTVMPELMEWNYGDYEGITTVEIRKTVPGWTVWSHGCPNGEDADAVQKRCEIAILRALEVSEAGDVALFAHGHLLRALAGTWLGLGAVGGNLLKLGTGSICVLGFEREQRAIVRWNAPADGRF, translated from the coding sequence ATGGCCGACAATCGTCAGCTCTGGCTCTTGCGCCACGGAGCAACGGAATGGGCCAAAAACGGACGCCACACAGGCAGCACCGACCTTCCCCTGTTGCCGGAAGGCGAAGATGAAGCCCGACGTCTGGCTCCCACGCTGACAAGCCAGACCTTCGCCGCCGTCTTCAGCTCCCCTCTGCAGCGAGCCCGTCGAACCTGCGAGCTCGGTGGCCTTGGAGACCGACTGACGGTGATGCCGGAACTGATGGAGTGGAATTACGGCGACTACGAAGGGATCACCACAGTGGAAATCCGTAAAACGGTTCCTGGTTGGACGGTCTGGAGCCATGGGTGCCCCAACGGGGAGGATGCCGATGCCGTGCAGAAGCGCTGCGAAATCGCCATCCTTCGCGCTCTGGAAGTCTCCGAAGCAGGAGATGTGGCTCTGTTCGCTCACGGACACCTTCTGCGAGCGCTGGCGGGAACCTGGCTTGGTCTGGGTGCTGTAGGTGGCAACTTGTTGAAGCTCGGTACAGGAAGCATCTGCGTGCTGGGATTTGAGCGAGAACAGCGTGCGATCGTTCGCTGGAATGCTCCGGCCGACGGACGGTTCTGA
- a CDS encoding GAP family protein: protein MSDTTLWAELLAYGTGIGLSPIHIAVLLLLLLGPQPLRRGGWFVAGWVVTTLLTATLLVTVGHTLVLDMSHGSHHRTGLDLLAGGALIAIGGRELLRSFADGAEPPAWTTSIDRFVAMPLPLLLLLGAAGEVISPDDLVLFAKSAGVVLAAQLPTWQEWIGLVAFTIGASIFLLTPLVAVIIGRDKVIPILEKGKQVLFARGGLVVGGVSLGLGGYLGWQGINGLSLL from the coding sequence ATGAGCGACACCACCCTTTGGGCGGAACTTCTGGCCTACGGCACGGGCATCGGTCTCTCGCCGATTCACATTGCGGTGTTGCTGCTCCTGTTGCTGGGCCCCCAGCCCCTACGCCGCGGCGGCTGGTTTGTTGCGGGCTGGGTGGTCACCACACTGCTCACCGCAACGCTGCTGGTGACTGTTGGCCACACCCTTGTTCTCGACATGAGCCACGGCTCTCATCACCGCACAGGACTCGATCTACTGGCAGGAGGCGCGCTCATAGCCATCGGCGGCAGGGAGCTCCTGCGTTCCTTCGCCGATGGAGCCGAACCACCGGCATGGACCACCAGCATCGATCGCTTTGTGGCGATGCCATTGCCGCTGCTGCTTCTCCTTGGCGCAGCCGGTGAGGTCATCAGTCCTGATGATCTCGTGCTCTTTGCAAAGTCGGCAGGCGTTGTTCTCGCAGCCCAGTTGCCCACCTGGCAGGAGTGGATCGGATTGGTTGCCTTCACAATCGGTGCAAGCATTTTTCTGTTGACCCCGCTTGTGGCCGTGATCATCGGACGGGACAAAGTGATTCCAATCCTCGAGAAAGGCAAGCAGGTGTTGTTTGCACGAGGTGGACTGGTGGTGGGAGGTGTCAGCCTGGGCCTGGGTGGCTATCTGGGTTGGCAAGGAATCAATGGTCTCAGCTTGCTTTAG
- a CDS encoding NAD-dependent epimerase/dehydratase family protein, whose product MVLTIVGSGYVGTALARQLQLQRQAVPLVLTTTSELRLCELNQLADRVQICDATNPDHLRKALNKSRVAVFTLGPKGNRQGDVDLYRSTFEECFHCLSSVIAELPALQHIVYTSSCSVYGHASDAWVNENTPARPRTARGEVLLESERLVMQLMGENRKVCVLRLAALYGPGREIKDRLRGLAGKQLPGDGGSFSNWVHVDDAAGAALAAINGCWTGLVNVVNDEPLRDRDLVDRTLIQEGLERVQWTGAPGPAPPFSRCISNHRLKELGYRLQHPTLFS is encoded by the coding sequence ATGGTTCTGACCATTGTGGGCAGCGGCTACGTCGGCACTGCGTTGGCCCGACAGCTGCAGTTACAACGCCAAGCTGTCCCCCTTGTGTTGACAACGACGAGCGAGCTTCGACTCTGCGAACTGAATCAACTCGCCGATCGCGTTCAGATCTGCGATGCGACGAACCCCGATCATCTGAGGAAAGCCCTGAACAAGAGCAGAGTCGCGGTGTTCACCCTTGGTCCGAAAGGAAATCGACAGGGTGATGTTGATCTCTACCGAAGCACGTTTGAGGAGTGCTTCCACTGCCTGAGTTCTGTCATTGCGGAGTTGCCGGCGTTGCAACACATTGTTTACACGAGTAGCTGTTCGGTGTATGGCCATGCTTCAGATGCTTGGGTGAACGAAAACACACCAGCCAGGCCACGCACAGCTCGTGGAGAGGTGCTCCTAGAGAGCGAACGACTTGTCATGCAGTTGATGGGGGAGAACCGCAAGGTTTGCGTGTTGCGTTTGGCTGCCCTCTATGGACCGGGGCGCGAGATCAAGGATCGTCTACGAGGTCTTGCTGGGAAGCAACTCCCTGGAGATGGTGGATCGTTCAGCAACTGGGTCCATGTGGATGATGCTGCGGGAGCAGCGCTTGCGGCGATCAACGGTTGCTGGACCGGCTTGGTGAATGTGGTCAACGATGAACCCCTACGGGATAGAGATCTTGTGGATCGCACCTTGATCCAAGAAGGTCTTGAAAGGGTTCAATGGACAGGTGCTCCCGGACCTGCCCCTCCATTCAGCCGCTGTATTAGCAATCATCGACTCAAGGAACTCGGCTATCGATTGCAGCATCCAACGCTGTTCTCCTAA
- a CDS encoding calcium-binding protein, which produces MNLLKYWQAAFNPSEFEHWMDQKISFFGIKSRGNSILADDSDNYIRGGGRNDQLIAGKGIDFVDGRGGDDVLVGDRLPNQNDYNADGSIFASLSFNKDESDILIAGKGEDILINQFGSDYFSGDKGNDRIISLSDSGIPTGNNIPILDNDSTENQLSQLDFSTNNINPNGLAADDTLIGGKDADRFEFHLLINARKEIVDKYTDVETGIINWGMNGVAGENDNYHDHWVEGIGNDIILDFNSKEGDKILVSGHTVQAILLENNETLNEALVGVYSDQGADGRRGNGAHDLDVLGTIKVFYKGSFNFDSDVDIQQKDYGAYGVDSNIAAEIESNDDVLLASTTARITGNASDNDLAGDSGENRIDGLSGDDKIVGYDGNDKLFGSSGADHLLGDRESRQSDFHEKGYFIADKQMSYDDKLIGGSEDDLLVDQYGADRYSGDAGNDRLVSLSDSSVPNDNKSLPAGVNDGSDIDKLVFANEYLNPVGISANDVLTGGEGADTFEWRLLINASKEIVDRNTNTSTGVINWGMNGVAGENDKYHDHWVDGIGIDTITDFSGNGGENDHILIQGHTVQALLLSSSDNSALIGVYSDQGADGERGNGAHDFDVLGVIRVNHDGNFSIKEDLSVNGADFGAYGPGSGLDDLWA; this is translated from the coding sequence ATGAACTTGCTCAAGTACTGGCAAGCAGCTTTCAATCCCAGCGAATTTGAACACTGGATGGATCAAAAAATTTCATTCTTTGGCATAAAATCGAGGGGAAATAGCATCCTTGCCGATGATTCAGACAATTATATTCGTGGCGGAGGAAGAAATGACCAGCTGATCGCAGGCAAAGGAATAGATTTTGTCGACGGACGTGGAGGAGACGATGTCCTCGTGGGGGACAGACTACCCAATCAAAATGATTACAACGCAGATGGATCAATCTTCGCATCACTCTCATTCAACAAGGATGAATCAGATATCTTGATCGCAGGAAAGGGCGAAGATATTCTGATCAATCAGTTTGGATCTGACTACTTCTCGGGAGACAAAGGAAACGATCGGATCATCAGCCTGAGCGACTCAGGCATTCCAACAGGAAACAATATTCCAATTCTAGACAATGATTCAACAGAGAATCAACTTTCACAACTAGATTTCTCAACCAATAATATCAATCCCAATGGCCTGGCAGCAGATGACACCCTCATCGGAGGAAAGGACGCTGATCGCTTTGAATTTCATCTACTCATTAATGCACGCAAAGAAATTGTCGACAAATACACTGATGTTGAGACAGGAATTATCAACTGGGGAATGAACGGGGTTGCGGGTGAGAACGACAACTACCATGACCATTGGGTCGAAGGAATCGGAAATGACATAATCCTAGATTTCAATTCAAAAGAAGGGGACAAAATTCTTGTATCCGGCCATACAGTCCAGGCAATTTTGCTGGAAAACAACGAAACCCTCAACGAAGCTTTAGTCGGGGTTTATAGCGACCAAGGTGCAGACGGTAGGCGCGGGAATGGCGCTCATGATTTGGATGTACTTGGAACCATTAAAGTCTTTTACAAAGGAAGTTTTAATTTTGATTCCGACGTCGACATCCAGCAAAAAGACTATGGAGCCTATGGCGTTGATAGCAACATCGCTGCAGAAATTGAATCCAATGACGACGTCTTGCTGGCGAGCACAACTGCAAGAATTACCGGAAACGCTAGTGACAATGATTTAGCAGGCGATTCGGGTGAGAATCGCATCGACGGTCTTTCCGGCGACGACAAGATTGTTGGATACGACGGAAACGACAAACTTTTTGGAAGCTCCGGAGCGGATCACCTCCTTGGCGATAGAGAATCCAGGCAAAGTGATTTTCATGAAAAAGGTTACTTTATTGCTGACAAGCAAATGTCTTATGACGACAAACTCATTGGAGGCTCAGAAGATGACTTGCTTGTCGACCAGTATGGGGCGGATCGCTACAGCGGAGACGCTGGAAATGATCGACTTGTCAGTTTAAGTGATAGCAGTGTTCCTAATGACAACAAGTCGCTACCAGCAGGTGTGAATGACGGCAGCGACATCGATAAGTTAGTTTTCGCAAATGAATATTTAAATCCTGTGGGGATTTCTGCTAATGATGTTCTGACAGGTGGAGAGGGAGCAGATACTTTTGAATGGCGTTTATTAATCAATGCATCGAAAGAGATCGTCGACAGAAACACAAATACTTCGACGGGTGTGATCAATTGGGGAATGAATGGGGTCGCAGGCGAAAACGATAAGTATCACGACCATTGGGTTGACGGCATTGGAATTGACACAATCACCGACTTCAGCGGAAATGGTGGTGAGAATGATCACATCCTCATCCAGGGACACACGGTACAAGCACTCCTACTCTCAAGCAGTGACAATTCTGCTTTGATTGGTGTTTACAGTGATCAAGGCGCCGACGGCGAACGTGGGAATGGAGCACATGACTTTGATGTTTTAGGAGTCATCAGAGTCAATCACGATGGAAACTTCTCAATCAAAGAAGACTTATCAGTCAATGGTGCAGATTTTGGTGCTTACGGACCTGGTTCTGGCCTAGATGATTTATGGGCCTGA
- a CDS encoding AAA family ATPase codes for MSTSAHSALVLTSDQQQAADAFADWMHQADATVPFVLSGFAGSGKTFLSMRLLQQVEASGLCWTVVAPTHKAVGVLRQALALEGLHPTWYPSTIHRLLRLKLKRQGDRELCESTEQTAAALEHLGLVLIDEASMVDSSLLSIALQCAHTFSTRLVFVGDPAQLPPVGERESPVFAMTRAVNACLRQVVRHQGPVLQLASCLRDGRLPCEVPPLLAPVCTDLGQVGVMNRSDWLSRAQESLRQAAACDNPDAARILCYTNRRLEVLVPHARRAIHGDMADQMAVLPGEVLITRTAVMAPASRDGGETGEEPDLVLGSNRELVVEDVAPERCDLAEFGLSDDAQLSLAGLGAPVIETLTARVRSGELELNLRLQPPVGTPARQQLDALLQHLRIQAREAGKQGGRPLWRRYFLVRDAFASLGPAAVLTVHRSQGSSFGEVFVADDVFWPQDLDLRRQLVYVAVSRARQGVWLAGRNGSPASTQHWTRALANS; via the coding sequence GTGAGCACGTCCGCCCATTCCGCTCTGGTTCTCACCAGTGATCAGCAGCAGGCCGCTGATGCCTTCGCTGACTGGATGCATCAAGCCGATGCAACGGTGCCTTTCGTGTTGAGCGGCTTTGCCGGCAGCGGCAAGACGTTTCTTTCGATGCGCCTCCTCCAGCAGGTGGAGGCCAGTGGGCTTTGCTGGACCGTCGTGGCTCCAACCCATAAGGCCGTGGGCGTTCTAAGGCAAGCTCTGGCGCTTGAGGGTCTGCACCCCACTTGGTATCCATCCACAATCCACCGCCTGTTGCGTCTCAAGCTCAAGCGACAGGGAGACCGCGAGTTGTGTGAATCCACAGAGCAGACGGCAGCAGCTCTTGAGCATCTCGGTCTGGTGCTGATTGATGAAGCCTCCATGGTGGATAGCTCGTTGTTGTCCATCGCGCTGCAGTGCGCGCACACCTTCAGCACCAGGCTGGTGTTCGTTGGGGATCCGGCACAGCTGCCGCCGGTGGGAGAGCGCGAAAGCCCTGTGTTTGCGATGACGCGGGCCGTGAATGCCTGCCTACGGCAAGTGGTTCGTCATCAGGGACCTGTGCTGCAGTTGGCCAGTTGTCTGCGTGATGGCCGACTGCCCTGTGAAGTGCCACCGCTTTTGGCTCCGGTGTGCACGGATCTGGGGCAGGTGGGGGTGATGAACCGCTCCGATTGGCTAAGTCGCGCTCAGGAGTCTTTACGACAGGCCGCAGCCTGCGATAACCCCGACGCGGCAAGAATTCTTTGCTACACCAACCGCAGGCTTGAGGTGCTGGTCCCCCACGCCCGCCGGGCGATTCATGGCGACATGGCCGATCAGATGGCTGTTTTGCCTGGCGAGGTGCTGATCACGCGCACGGCGGTGATGGCCCCGGCTTCACGCGATGGTGGCGAGACCGGTGAAGAGCCCGATCTGGTGCTGGGCTCTAATCGTGAACTCGTGGTGGAGGATGTCGCTCCTGAACGCTGTGACCTGGCGGAGTTCGGCCTGTCCGACGACGCTCAGCTTTCGCTTGCTGGCCTTGGTGCACCTGTGATTGAGACCCTTACTGCACGGGTGCGTAGCGGGGAGCTCGAGCTCAACCTGCGCTTGCAACCGCCTGTCGGCACTCCGGCAAGGCAGCAGTTGGATGCCCTTCTTCAGCACTTGCGAATACAGGCCCGAGAGGCTGGAAAACAGGGGGGACGTCCGCTCTGGCGCCGGTACTTCCTGGTGCGTGATGCGTTCGCATCGCTTGGACCTGCGGCTGTGCTCACTGTCCATCGCAGCCAGGGCAGCAGTTTCGGGGAGGTGTTCGTCGCCGACGATGTGTTCTGGCCCCAGGATCTTGATCTGCGCAGGCAGCTTGTCTACGTGGCAGTCAGCCGTGCCCGACAGGGCGTCTGGCTGGCAGGCCGGAATGGCTCGCCAGCGTCAACGCAACATTGGACCCGAGCCCTGGCGAATTCATGA
- a CDS encoding divergent PAP2 family protein → MLFASLSAPLQLLDNGPLAWGLAACGLAQLSKLFIELVIQRRWRPEVLIETGGMPSSHSALVTGTAAAVGWLNGFDSPVFALASTVAFVVMYDASGVRRAAGFTAERVNALPNGLWDPEPEQALKESLGHSRLEVLVGSLLGPAIALPGLVFVGSPLHLIQVLSHAFG, encoded by the coding sequence ATGCTGTTTGCCTCGTTGAGCGCGCCGCTTCAGCTTCTTGACAACGGCCCCCTGGCCTGGGGCCTCGCTGCCTGCGGATTGGCACAGCTTTCCAAGTTATTCATCGAATTGGTCATCCAACGCCGCTGGCGGCCTGAGGTGCTGATTGAAACGGGCGGCATGCCTTCGAGCCATTCGGCTCTGGTGACCGGTACGGCGGCTGCGGTCGGTTGGCTCAATGGATTTGACTCCCCCGTTTTTGCTTTGGCGTCCACGGTGGCCTTTGTGGTGATGTATGACGCCAGTGGTGTCCGTCGGGCAGCGGGGTTCACTGCCGAGAGAGTGAATGCTTTGCCAAACGGTCTTTGGGATCCAGAACCTGAGCAAGCGCTCAAGGAAAGCCTGGGTCATTCCAGGCTTGAAGTGCTGGTCGGAAGCCTTCTTGGCCCAGCGATCGCCCTGCCAGGTCTGGTGTTTGTGGGCTCGCCACTTCATCTCATCCAGGTTCTCTCCCACGCATTCGGGTGA
- the crtE gene encoding geranylgeranyl diphosphate synthase CrtE has product MTATARSPEGLMPSGENQADFDFSAYLAKTRNLVEGALDAALGPERPESLRESMRYSLLAGGKRLRPILCLAACELVGGDASLAMPTAVALEMIHTMSLIHDDLPAMDNDDLRRGRPTNHKVYGDAMAILAGDALLSRAFEMVSLRSPGVPPERLLKVVAELALVSGAPGLVGGQVVDLESEGREVDLETLEYIHLHKTAALLRACVVTGALIGGADANQVEAMRTYANGIGLAFQIVDDILDVTASSEVLGKTAGKDLIADKTTYPKLLGLEPSRARALELVAQAKSALEPWTSKAQPLLALADYVASRDR; this is encoded by the coding sequence ATGACCGCCACGGCGAGAAGTCCTGAAGGTCTCATGCCGTCGGGTGAAAATCAGGCTGATTTTGACTTCAGTGCCTATTTGGCCAAGACGCGCAACCTCGTGGAGGGAGCCCTTGATGCAGCTTTAGGTCCTGAGCGACCTGAGTCCCTTCGCGAGTCGATGCGCTACTCCCTCCTGGCCGGAGGCAAGCGGCTCAGACCGATTCTTTGCCTCGCAGCCTGTGAGCTTGTGGGCGGTGATGCCTCCCTGGCAATGCCGACGGCAGTGGCCTTGGAAATGATCCACACCATGTCGCTGATCCATGACGATCTACCGGCAATGGACAACGATGATTTGCGTCGTGGCCGCCCCACCAATCACAAGGTCTATGGCGATGCCATGGCCATTCTCGCCGGTGATGCTTTGCTCAGCAGAGCCTTCGAAATGGTGTCACTTCGTAGTCCAGGGGTTCCCCCCGAGAGGTTGCTGAAAGTGGTGGCTGAGCTCGCACTCGTGTCTGGAGCTCCGGGGTTGGTGGGAGGCCAGGTGGTCGATCTGGAAAGTGAGGGTCGCGAGGTTGATCTGGAAACACTTGAATACATTCATCTCCACAAGACCGCAGCTCTGCTCCGGGCCTGTGTCGTTACAGGCGCTCTGATCGGAGGTGCCGATGCGAATCAGGTCGAAGCGATGCGTACTTACGCCAACGGCATCGGTCTCGCTTTCCAGATCGTGGACGACATCCTTGATGTCACGGCCAGCAGTGAAGTCCTCGGTAAAACAGCAGGAAAAGATCTGATTGCCGATAAAACCACTTATCCGAAACTTCTTGGTCTGGAGCCTTCGCGGGCTCGCGCTCTTGAGTTGGTTGCTCAGGCCAAGTCGGCTCTCGAGCCGTGGACATCCAAAGCTCAGCCGCTTCTGGCTCTCGCTGACTACGTCGCGAGCCGAGACCGTTGA
- the folD gene encoding bifunctional methylenetetrahydrofolate dehydrogenase/methenyltetrahydrofolate cyclohydrolase FolD, translating to MALRLDGKALAKELEERLANQIRRGSAQAGRPPGLAVLRVGDDPASAVYVANKEKACARVGVESFGAHLPASSEPDTVLDAISELNADERVDGILLQLPLPAGLDETPLLAAIDPEKDADGLHTLNLGRLLKGEPGPRSCTPAGVMAMLRSQGIDPSGKRAVVVGRSILVGQPMALMLQAANATVTVAHSRTSDLPALTRQADILVVAAGRPEMIGAEHVAPGAVVVDVGIHRRPEGGLCGDVNAAALEPLVAALSPVPGGVGPMTVTMLLVNTVLAWSRRHQIGHDLDDLIP from the coding sequence ATGGCCCTCAGACTGGATGGAAAAGCTCTGGCCAAGGAGCTAGAAGAGCGACTGGCCAATCAGATTCGTCGCGGTAGCGCTCAGGCAGGACGCCCGCCGGGTCTCGCGGTCCTGCGGGTGGGTGATGATCCGGCTAGCGCGGTGTATGTCGCCAACAAGGAGAAAGCCTGCGCCAGGGTGGGGGTTGAGAGCTTTGGAGCCCACCTGCCTGCATCTTCAGAACCGGATACCGTTCTGGATGCCATCAGCGAGCTCAATGCTGATGAGCGGGTGGATGGAATTTTGTTGCAGCTGCCCCTTCCGGCAGGGCTTGATGAAACTCCTCTCCTGGCAGCGATCGATCCTGAAAAGGATGCTGACGGCCTGCACACACTCAACCTTGGACGGCTGTTGAAAGGGGAACCAGGCCCCCGCAGTTGCACGCCAGCAGGCGTGATGGCCATGTTGCGCAGCCAGGGAATTGATCCCTCCGGTAAACGGGCTGTTGTGGTGGGACGCAGCATCCTTGTAGGCCAGCCGATGGCCCTGATGCTTCAGGCTGCCAACGCAACGGTCACGGTGGCGCACTCCCGCACCAGCGATCTTCCTGCTCTGACCCGTCAGGCCGACATTCTGGTCGTCGCAGCGGGACGTCCGGAAATGATCGGGGCTGAGCATGTCGCTCCCGGTGCCGTGGTTGTGGATGTGGGCATTCACCGAAGGCCCGAGGGTGGGTTGTGCGGTGATGTGAACGCTGCCGCGCTGGAGCCCTTGGTCGCAGCCCTTTCCCCCGTGCCAGGCGGCGTCGGTCCGATGACCGTCACCATGCTTCTTGTGAATACAGTGCTGGCCTGGAGCCGGCGTCACCAGATCGGTCATGATCTCGACGACCTGATTCCGTGA
- a CDS encoding HDIG domain-containing metalloprotein, which translates to MLRSHPLARFWRSWLRSESPRRPVLRWNRLQRSVLLALCLLVALASSWPWLVEPDIRPGLTAPFDAVAPKDARVVDSEALKQRRSSLVPSTLVQVIDVQQDQQLRMRLERHLGELERVASSDDADRIGPVNLSGEEQDWLEERSPEERLSWDMDLRRALERMLSQGLVNNLAEEQLRQASSLQLYELGTANTPSRTLGAKVLTTTLQGASNLKTDPQRSQRLIEKLITQQGIPVIEVSRGDLITQKGEPISSQAYDVLDFFGLVNRRPKLGIWVIRFTESLAGCGILLLVMRRERPCLEAPHGLLALGLLLISQACKVWFGAAVSPLAVIVPPTLLLAQGLGTSSALAWMAVASLLWPTPVTGLGEGRLLIAAATATVVALQAGRLRSRAQLLQLAVLLPLGALVLELLLLNRSAESSVDQDWTRLLPNSGDLTSEALLLGLLMMLAILVIPLLESSFGLLTRARLMELADQERPLLRRLSSEAPGTFEHTLMICSLAEEGARAIGADVDLIRTGSLYHDVGKLHAPNWFIENQTTDHNPHTELNDPLASAGVLQAHVDEGLKLARRHRLPRPIADFIPEHQGTLRMGYFLHQARLKDPLISEDRFRYHGPTPRSKETGIMMVADGCEAALRSLPPDTSEKEARATVKRIVEARLSDGQLNQSSLSRAELELVMKAFVKVWRRMRHRRIPYPIPAKRRFSA; encoded by the coding sequence ATCTTGCGTTCGCATCCCCTAGCAAGGTTCTGGAGATCCTGGCTTAGGAGTGAATCTCCAAGGCGGCCGGTGCTGCGTTGGAATCGGCTGCAACGCAGTGTGCTTCTGGCGCTATGCCTGCTCGTAGCCCTTGCATCGAGCTGGCCATGGCTGGTAGAGCCGGACATTCGACCAGGTCTGACAGCGCCATTCGACGCGGTGGCACCGAAGGATGCACGGGTGGTCGACAGTGAAGCGCTGAAGCAACGGAGATCCAGCCTGGTGCCCAGCACCCTGGTTCAGGTCATCGACGTTCAGCAGGATCAGCAGCTGCGGATGCGCCTCGAGCGCCATCTTGGAGAGCTGGAACGGGTCGCCAGTAGTGACGATGCAGATCGAATCGGTCCAGTGAATCTCAGCGGCGAAGAACAGGACTGGCTCGAGGAGCGTTCACCAGAGGAACGCCTGAGCTGGGACATGGATCTGCGCCGGGCGCTGGAACGCATGCTCAGCCAAGGATTGGTCAACAACCTGGCCGAAGAGCAGCTGCGTCAGGCCTCATCCCTGCAGCTGTATGAACTGGGGACCGCCAATACTCCATCAAGAACCCTCGGCGCCAAGGTCCTCACCACCACCTTGCAGGGTGCCAGCAATCTCAAAACCGACCCGCAGCGCAGCCAAAGACTGATCGAGAAACTGATCACTCAGCAGGGCATCCCAGTCATCGAGGTGAGCCGAGGTGACCTGATCACACAGAAGGGAGAACCCATTAGTTCCCAGGCTTACGACGTTCTCGATTTCTTCGGCCTTGTGAACCGGAGACCCAAACTCGGAATCTGGGTGATCCGGTTTACAGAATCTTTGGCCGGATGTGGAATTCTCCTCCTTGTGATGCGCCGAGAGAGGCCTTGCCTTGAAGCACCCCATGGACTGCTGGCCCTGGGGTTGCTGCTGATCTCCCAGGCCTGCAAAGTTTGGTTTGGTGCAGCCGTGAGCCCTCTGGCTGTGATCGTTCCACCCACACTGCTGCTAGCGCAGGGCCTCGGAACCAGCAGCGCCCTGGCATGGATGGCAGTCGCCAGCCTGCTCTGGCCAACACCGGTGACAGGCCTTGGTGAGGGGCGCCTGCTGATCGCTGCGGCCACAGCCACCGTGGTCGCCCTTCAAGCGGGCAGGCTCAGAAGTCGTGCCCAGCTTCTGCAACTAGCGGTGCTCTTGCCGCTCGGGGCGCTGGTTCTTGAGCTGCTTCTCCTCAACAGGAGTGCCGAATCCTCGGTGGATCAGGACTGGACCCGATTGCTTCCCAACTCGGGAGATCTGACATCCGAAGCCTTGTTGCTGGGACTCCTGATGATGCTGGCAATCCTGGTCATCCCCCTGCTCGAAAGTTCCTTTGGTCTTCTGACCCGAGCGAGGCTGATGGAGCTGGCAGACCAGGAACGTCCACTGCTTCGCAGGCTCTCCTCAGAGGCCCCGGGCACTTTCGAGCACACCCTGATGATCTGCAGCCTGGCCGAAGAGGGAGCGCGTGCGATCGGTGCCGATGTGGATCTGATCAGAACAGGGTCGCTGTATCACGACGTTGGCAAACTCCATGCTCCGAATTGGTTTATCGAGAACCAAACCACCGATCACAACCCTCACACTGAATTGAATGATCCGCTTGCGAGCGCTGGCGTATTGCAGGCCCATGTGGATGAGGGCCTGAAACTGGCCAGACGCCACCGCTTGCCCAGACCGATTGCCGACTTCATTCCAGAGCATCAAGGAACCTTGCGGATGGGGTATTTCCTGCACCAGGCACGGCTGAAAGATCCCCTGATTTCAGAAGATCGCTTCCGCTATCACGGCCCTACCCCTCGCTCCAAGGAAACGGGAATCATGATGGTCGCCGATGGCTGTGAGGCAGCGCTTCGCTCCTTGCCCCCCGACACAAGTGAGAAGGAAGCCCGAGCCACGGTGAAACGCATCGTTGAAGCTCGCCTCAGCGATGGACAGTTGAATCAGAGCAGCCTCAGCCGCGCAGAGCTTGAGCTCGTGATGAAGGCCTTTGTAAAAGTGTGGCGGCGAATGCGCCATCGGCGTATCCCTTATCCCATCCCGGCCAAGCGCAGATTCAGTGCTTAA